In the Triticum aestivum cultivar Chinese Spring chromosome 2B, IWGSC CS RefSeq v2.1, whole genome shotgun sequence genome, GGCTGTATCCCTGGCGCCAGctctcaaaagaaaaaggaaaaagctcTGCCTGGCTACGGTTCTTCAGCTATGCCTGCCCCCCGGAAGGAAAATCGTTGAGCCCTTCCCCAAAAGCTCTTGCAAAAACTTAAGACAATCTTCTTTTTTTCACAATAATTAAGACTATGTCCACCAAAGTGGACATGTCGTTTAATGACACTATTATCATTAGTAAATTCAGAGTTAAGAGACAGATGGCAACACTCGCAACAAGGTCAAATAACTGTCACTGCACAGTTAAGAACGCTTGGATTAACAAGGTCCATGGATTCCGTATAATGGGCTGACAGCAATCATGGAATCTACAGTAGTTCCTTTGGACATCAAACCAGCTCGTCTAATCCGTTCAGAAACTGAAGTCTCTAGAATACAAGTTTTCCAGTTTCATAAAAACGTGTAATGTTCTCCAAAAAAAAAAAAGTGGAAATATTTCTACCACACAAACTGTGCTTATTTCTGCCGAAGAATCCTGGATGCTTAATCTTCTTGCCTATAACGGAAGAATTTATAGGAGAAACAAGGTGAAGAGTGCGAATCAGGGTAATCTCTGTATCAGGCTGTCAGCTTAATACCACAGGATCTCAAAGCTTTGGTTTGGATTTGGATTCTCTAGACCATGCTGGAGCTCTAACTTGCAGGTTGGACTTCTCAGCCTCctcgtccttctcctcctcttccaaTATCTCCTTAGAAAATGCCGCTGGATTCTCCTTGATGCAGTTCTGCAGCGCGATGAAGGGCTGCACACAATCTGATCCCTGGCAAGGCAAAGGAAGTAAGCTTAGTATAAGTCAATATTCAGGAAGAAGTAGACATGAACCAGACAGTCAATAGCATTTAACAGCATACAGGCAGAAGAGGTTTGTATGTGGCAGTGACTCAAACATTATGAAATATTACAAAGAGTGTAAAAACACACATTTAAAACAGGAACCAGAAGAATTTGTGTCCAGCCAAGTTATAGTATCTGCATTTCTTAACTCTTTTAACTTTAAAGAGGAAAGAGGGCAAATTCTCAGGGTTTTATTTTGTGTTGAAGTAACAAGTAACCTAAATAAGTGGTTATGATCAAATTGAATTATAATTGGCTAGCAATAACATTGTAGTATAACCTAATAGACAATGACTGCTGTACATCTACTTCCACTTGGATTGTAAGAAAACGCGACACAGAACAACAGATCTTTATTGTGCTCCATCAGATCTACTATAATTACGTGGGTGCCTTTTTAGCTTATACGCCCTCCgtccctaaatataagtctttttagagatttcaatatgggcaacatacagagcaaaatgagtgaatctacactctaaaatatgcctatatacatccgtatgtagttcgtattgaaatctctaaaagggcttatatttagaaacggagggagtacaaactaGGCACATTTGCAGTTTATACAAACTAGACACATTTGCTACTGCACACTGCAGCAACAGAATTCGCCTGAAACTAATATCAGTTGAAATAATAAGGAAAGAACAAAAATGCTGACAATAAAAAAAAGGGGTACACTACTCATTATAAAGGCTGTCCGTTAGAAAAGGTATCGATTAACTGGATATCTGCCAAACACCAATCCTAATACCCAACTTCCTTGAGTGCTTACCTAAAATAACTCTCTTGGGTATTTACCTAAAAAACGTTCCTGGGCATATTAAGTTAAGTTTAGAACAAAGGGGCTCTTTGTTATGATTATCCTGGGAAATTTTAAGTTAAGTTAACTTAGTAACATGAAATAAAAATACAACCTTCTCTACTTCTGTGCTCCTCAGGAAGCAGGAAAATGCATCAACAAATCCACTGCCACAAGGTCCAGTTTTCAAATCAGCCACGCACGGACAATCCAGAGCTTTCTGTACCTTAACGTCAATTGACTGCATAACCAGAAAATTGTTTCAATGATCTCCCAAGCACCATGAAGAGTAGAATACTGATATATAGGTATCTATCAATCATCCAGGAGCAAAATAAAATGTCTTACCTCATCATCCTCACTAAACGACATAGCCTCTGTACATTACAAAAATTCAATATCAGTAATCAGAACACTAATGCTGGCACAGATTAATGAGCCGACAAAAGATGCAACATACCCCATGCAAAGCGCACGGGTTAAAAAAACATCACATAACTAATATCACTCTAGATCGTAGCCTAGAAATGTTGTAATCCTGCTATTATTAATGAATGAAAACTCCTTTTGATACCAAAAAAGTAATACTAAGGGCAGTCTAGATTAGGGAACCTCCAATATAGCAGTGCATGCCATACAAATTTGAAAGAGGGCACGAACTTTGTGCACATTGGGGTATTTTTTTGGGAGATGTAGGAACTGGAATCTAGTCGTTTTGGCAAGATATTAGCAGGTTGAAGCTTGGTAGCTCCTCAGGACAGGGGTATCATCAACTAGCGCATACCTATATGGCACTAGCATTAAAGCCTACCTCGATTTCGGCATGGACGCGTAGATGTTGTACAAGGTCTGAACTGCATATAATAACCACATAGTGGAGAATCACAGGGACAATCTCGTCCAGCTAAAACTCACAACTATCCATAATACTAGCTTCCCTGGAGCTGTGCTTCCACCAATGCTCCCCAAAATCCCAGCAACCCGACGGACAACATGTAGGCTGCCGCGACTCGGAGAGAACCACTACTCGAAACGGCCGCGTATCCGCTGGAAAAACGAGAATAAGTGGACACCACCACCGGCGCCTAAGATTCAGAGTTTGGGGTGTACCTGCAGCGAGCTCCTCGAGGGAGGAGGGCGCCGGGGCAGGGGACTGCGCCGGCGCGGGGTCGGCGGCCGGCGGAGAAGGTTTCCCCACCGCCGGGTCGGGCTGGCTCTGTTCTTGGCCCATCGATGGTTGGTTGAGCGGCTAGGAAGAATTCAGGCGGCGGCCACTCTCGTCTCGACGACCGGCGGCGAAGCGAGAGAGCAAAAGAGCGACCGGCGGCCTGAGCAGGAGCGCGGTCAAGTACTCAAGTCGCCCGGCGGCACACCACTTTGGAAGCCAATTGGGACCCGAGTCCGACTCTGACCGTGCTTCCCGTCCGTCCGATCGCGCCAAGATTCGTGTGCAGGTTTGCCCGTGGTTCCATGGGCCGGGCCGGCCTTCGTGAGTGGCCAGCGGCGTTCCAGTGTGTCACCCACGCGACACGACGTCTCCCCTAAACCTCCGCGTCGCCATTTCCACTTCCACCTCCAGCCCGCCGCGATGGCCGGAGGCGGCGGCAAGCCGTTCGGGGACAACGTGTTCGCCGGCCATGCGGCCGCGGGAGTCGCGGCGATCAGCGCCTCCGCGGTCGCCGTCCACCCCCTCGACACCGTCAAGAGCCTCCTCCAGGCGAGCGCCCGGCCCGCTCCCCCTTCCCACCCTCAGATTCTCCCATTTGCCGTGCTGCTCTTCTCTCGTCAGGGTCTGATTTGTTTCCGCGTGTGCAGTTGAGCGCGGCGGGGCAGAAGCAGAAGATGGGGCTCCGCCATGCGGTGGACCGGCTCATGCACGTCTCCGGTCCTGCAGGTGTTTGGTCGCTTGCCTGCTTGCTACTAGACGAGTAGAGATCTTCCTTTGTTTGGTGGTTCTGTTGTGAACTGCGAATAGAGTGCTTAAATCTTCGATCTGCGTTGGTGCCATGCATAATGACTAGTGGAGTTGAGAGGATTTGTGATGTTGCTTGTTGAGTTGCCAGGCTAGAACTGGTAGTGTCTGACTTCTTAGATTGCCATCCAGCTATTAGTAACAGTCCATCATGATCCATGTAGCTTGCTAGCCTGGCAAATATAATAAATCTGCATTGGATAAGATCTTACTGTGATTGTGTCCAACTGTCCATAGTGGTTCTACGCACTGTCTACATTAAGAGCATATCCAGTAGGAGCCTAAAGGCTTGGATTATTTCATCAAATAACTCAGCTTGTACAATTTTTTGTCGTCCAAACATAGATCTAGAAGCTTGCCTTTAATTGCTTCAATGCTTCTTTATACCAAAATACCTGGGCTTGCATAAACATTTCACTTCATTCTATTGCCGTGCCTGCTTCATGTTATCATCCCTGATTGACATACTTTAGAGATTCTaattcatgtactccctccgttcggaattactcgtccaaaaaatgaatgtatctagatgcattttagttgtagatacatccatttttatgacaagtaattttgaacggagggagtatgatggtATCAAAGGGGGTCATTGTACTCATaacatagttcaaaaaagcgctaggcgttaattgtgcgttttgccaccgccttgcgctttactgaccaaagcgcatgcttatgcgcagttatgcacagattaagcgtagttatgcgcaatgtgttttgccaacgcctagagcctaggcgcgcttaagcgctcgcttaggcgcgccttttttaactatgactCATAATAATAACTAGCGGAGTTGAGAGGATTACTTTGCTCTGCATTCTAAAGTAACATATTTCTGATGCCCATATGTTACTTTGCTCTGCATAAAAAATATCCTATTAAATCATTGTATGTATTTCAGGTCTTTACAGTGGCATTGGATGGTCAATATTAGGTAAACTGCCTGGTTTGGGAGCACGTTTTGGGACCTATGAGCTTTTAACAGCCTTCTATAAAGGTACATACTTTTTTTTGCGACACAATTCATTGCTTAGTGTAAGCTGCTTGATATCAACTTGTTGGCACCTTCTATTGGCAGTTTAGCACCCATGAGCAAACTAGACATGTTGTCGGTTAGACTTCTCTGTCATATCCTCCCATTTCCCATATGTTTCCCTGTTATCATACTCCAATTGCAGATTAACCAAAGTCCTTTGTGGTAAAAGAAACAATTTGCATGATTTAACATTGGTACCTCTGATTCTGAAGAACTGTTGTGATTGGAGCTTTTGCTTATGTGTTATGTGCAACAAAACTATAGCCTTATCATTCTAAACTATATTCGATTGTTTGTTTTCCAATAGTTTAAGCATGAAACTTCTGACTAACAATGTAATCTGTAGCGACATATGATGGTCGACGTATAGAACTTTGCAATGATATATGATTTGTTTGTCTCTTGGCAGATGGCAGGGAGGACAACCATGTTAATTATTCTGAGGCAATGTTGGCTGGCATAACTGCTGGTGCTGTAGAGGCATTTGTGTGCACACCATTTGAACTTCTCAAACTTCGGTCCCAAGTTGGTTCTGCCATACCTATGAAAGCTACGAACCCTGCTAATGTTATACAGGAGTCGTTTCCACTGCTTTCCAAGCTATTACCTGGTCATGTCCCTGACATGAGAGTGTGGAATAGCAGTGTCAGTCTGTTGTCCAATCTTTCCCCCAAGCATCCTGACATGATGGGTGCCCTGAAACAGCACCCATGGATGCTGACTGGCTCTGGGAAGCCCCCGTTACCCTCTGATGTTCAGGTGCCTTCGAGATTGATAGCACTTGAAGGATGGGGTGCTTTATGGAGAGGACTTAGGCCAGGAGTAGCCCGAGACTGTGTCTTTAGTGGAATGTTCTTTTCTTGTTGGCAATTCATACATACGGCGATGCTTACTTGGCAGTCTGTTAACATGAACCCTGAACCCAGGTAATGGATTCATATTAGTATATTTGATTTGCAAAGTAAAGATAGGGACAGTGTCATGATTGATTTTCGTTAGTATTGGTCTATTCTAACCCTTTGCTCATCTCAGGAATTTAGAAGAAGCAGGTCCTGTACCCCCTTTAGCTTCTAGTCTGGCTGCAGGCTTCTCTGGAGTTGTAGCAGCTGCTGCTTCACATACGTTTGATACTGCCAAAAGTCGTTCACAGTGCACTGTGATACCTAAGGTAAGTTTATACTTGACTGCTTTCAAACTTGGAACCACATTCTACCCTGTCTGCAAATGCAAATTATTTGTTCTTGCCATTGTTTTTCAGTATATAGCAATGGAGAGGAGGTTTCTTAAGTGGAGAGCACCGGGAATGTGGATAGAGAGAATGACAGGAACGTCACCTGCTGATAGGAATGTTCTGTTTCGTGGCATTGGGTTACGGATGGCGCGCATTGGAATCGCATCTTTTGTACTTGTTGGGTCCTACTATTTAGCCGTAGATCAGCTCCTGTAGATGGCAGGCAGAGAAGCCATTTATGAAATTCAAACACCTTGATTATATGCATCTGCTGAACAACCAGAGATGAGGTAACTACGTGGTACCTCGTTCATCTCATTCAGACTTAACTGGAGTTGCGTGCTCCGGGATAGAATTTTGGTTACTGATGTAAATGTTTATAACAAACAGAACTGAAGGTCTGCCTTTGGTTTTGTTGCTCGTGTTGAAGAGATATTGAGTATTTTTATATGGAAAATGTTACTTGCTAGGGAGAACGGTGAAAGGTTAATTTTGGCAGCATTGAGCAAATAAAAGGGCCTTCGATAATTTGCAATGCAGCCTGTTGTTTGTGTGTACTTTGATCGATGATCCTCATGAAATATGTCATGAAGTGTTTATGGTAGTACAGGATTTGGAAGATGGCCGGTCGATTCCGATAGCTTTGTTAATCCATTGTATTGCAGTTGATCACCTAAGTTTTAAATATTTATAACTCCAATCACATACTATATGCGATGGATCTTGTAGCTGGTAGCTATGAGGTGTTGTTTTCTCGGGGCATGTACCGTGTTcccagttactccctccgttccaaaatagatgactcaactttatactaattttagtaaaagttgggtcatctattttggaacggagggagtagttgagtaGACTAATGACAAAATGTATATGCGCCGTTACCCACTTGATTGTTGTCTCAAAACTTACACAGTTCAGAGCTTCTGTATGTGTTGAGTAGTTTAAATTTCATCGTTGCTGCTTCTGTCTCAAGCATTGAATGAAGATCAGGATCATGTTTGGCAAATTTACCACATTAATAGGCTCAGAATGGCCCCAAAACTAAGCCATGTTCAGAAAATCCTAAGAAAAAGGAACCATGGCGCTCATTGGAAATATAATTTTTACAGGAATTGTTGGAAAGCAAGCTTTTGACAATGTGTTTCCATTGTCAGAGAAGATTTAACTGTAAAAATGCTCTTCAGATATCTTCAGGCCTTTCTAAAATTTGCTTCCAGTTTGCCGACATCAAATTTTTTTTGTCGGAACATATCTTTGTACACTTCCTTTGCGTCGTGTCCGGCCTCCGCATGGCAGAATCCTGGTCGTTGCTTTCTCAGTAGCGCCAGAGCCTTCCCATCAGAAGACACTCTTGCTGAATGCTGAATGTACACTTACTGGTGGCCGTCTTCTTTGTTCCAAAGTGGGTCTAATGGAGGAAGATCATAGTCTTCAGGTGTTAGTGCCAACGAGAAATCCGGCAACGGGGGTGGTGCTCCAA is a window encoding:
- the LOC123046056 gene encoding mitochondrial intermembrane space import and assembly protein 40 homolog, which encodes MGQEQSQPDPAVGKPSPPAADPAPAQSPAPAPSSLEELAAEAMSFSEDDESIDVKVQKALDCPCVADLKTGPCGSGFVDAFSCFLRSTEVEKGSDCVQPFIALQNCIKENPAAFSKEILEEEEKDEEAEKSNLQVRAPAWSRESKSKPKL
- the LOC123046053 gene encoding uncharacterized protein translates to MAGGGGKPFGDNVFAGHAAAGVAAISASAVAVHPLDTVKSLLQLSAAGQKQKMGLRHAVDRLMHVSGPAGLYSGIGWSILGKLPGLGARFGTYELLTAFYKDGREDNHVNYSEAMLAGITAGAVEAFVCTPFELLKLRSQVGSAIPMKATNPANVIQESFPLLSKLLPGHVPDMRVWNSSVSLLSNLSPKHPDMMGALKQHPWMLTGSGKPPLPSDVQVPSRLIALEGWGALWRGLRPGVARDCVFSGMFFSCWQFIHTAMLTWQSVNMNPEPRNLEEAGPVPPLASSLAAGFSGVVAAAASHTFDTAKSRSQCTVIPKYIAMERRFLKWRAPGMWIERMTGTSPADRNVLFRGIGLRMARIGIASFVLVGSYYLAVDQLL